From the Maioricimonas rarisocia genome, one window contains:
- a CDS encoding glycoside hydrolase family 88 protein, producing the protein MVRTILAAAILGTIAVPAFADDKLDAEVDAAIVDVQWPGMVRLPIGVTPQGSLIWCFMDEGALDYRTPKVRAVMVGTFDGSPESVAGCFEQMRQRQNEDSLFHDWCMAIIPIPDPDARKQRATDSSDASATVPPTFPPQGQAYGSGDAATAAYIWRFLGWFAPDAVFELVDSQDPVWQQVFESDGKGVAWPEDSLGGALRRQPVAGLGEMHSLRWPAVWNQEMTLNLPAVLDYSGFNTIGVLSKQVPQPRGPFSASRRNAIARLDRTPREVATQLLKQYGKHLKTVMYQPALALVARSRFAELTGDSEASMSVEEIVAPYHSAEKASLGDRVSGSHLAGHLVFAELARTTDDRRYVELVTAAADYAFDEDGNPREAMPFHSEMSDAVFMACPILTAAGRFTGDPKYFEMALRHLKFMRDLCVRDDELYRHSPLNESPWGRGNGFPALGLALALTDLDSALESRGIDRSTLKPIRDEMLTAFRAHLDALVIHQDPTGMWRQVIDHPGSYRELSSTCMITFAILRGLRHGWLDEEKYRPVALRAWEAIKLRVGPDGRLFDVCTGTGKQKTLRAYLDRTAVLGLDERGGAMALMVTTEMMAYESRTPSEP; encoded by the coding sequence ATGGTTCGAACGATCCTCGCAGCAGCCATCCTGGGCACGATCGCCGTGCCAGCCTTCGCCGACGACAAGCTCGATGCCGAGGTCGACGCGGCAATCGTCGACGTCCAATGGCCCGGGATGGTACGGCTGCCGATCGGCGTCACCCCGCAGGGATCGCTCATCTGGTGCTTCATGGATGAGGGCGCGCTCGACTACCGGACCCCTAAAGTGCGCGCGGTAATGGTCGGCACATTCGACGGTTCACCCGAGTCTGTTGCCGGCTGTTTCGAGCAGATGCGTCAGCGTCAGAATGAGGACTCACTGTTTCATGACTGGTGCATGGCGATTATCCCGATTCCCGATCCCGATGCCCGGAAACAGCGAGCGACAGACTCATCGGACGCGTCTGCGACAGTCCCGCCCACGTTTCCGCCCCAGGGGCAGGCCTATGGCAGCGGGGACGCAGCCACCGCCGCATACATCTGGCGGTTCCTCGGATGGTTTGCTCCTGATGCCGTGTTTGAGCTGGTGGACTCGCAGGATCCGGTCTGGCAGCAGGTGTTCGAGTCCGACGGCAAGGGAGTGGCCTGGCCGGAGGATTCGCTCGGTGGTGCGCTGCGCAGGCAGCCGGTTGCCGGTCTGGGTGAGATGCACTCACTCCGCTGGCCGGCGGTCTGGAACCAAGAGATGACGCTCAACCTCCCCGCCGTGCTGGATTACTCCGGCTTCAACACGATCGGGGTTCTTTCGAAGCAGGTCCCGCAGCCGCGTGGGCCTTTCTCGGCAAGTCGTCGAAACGCGATCGCCCGGCTCGACCGCACGCCACGCGAGGTCGCGACGCAACTGCTCAAGCAGTACGGCAAGCATCTGAAGACCGTCATGTATCAGCCGGCACTTGCACTGGTGGCACGTTCACGGTTTGCCGAGTTGACCGGCGACTCCGAAGCTTCGATGTCCGTGGAAGAAATCGTTGCCCCGTACCACTCGGCAGAGAAAGCGTCACTCGGCGACCGTGTCTCGGGCAGCCACCTCGCAGGACATCTCGTCTTCGCGGAACTCGCCCGCACCACCGACGATCGCCGTTATGTCGAACTGGTCACTGCCGCGGCCGACTACGCCTTCGACGAAGACGGCAATCCGCGCGAGGCGATGCCGTTTCACAGCGAGATGAGCGATGCCGTCTTCATGGCCTGCCCGATCCTGACCGCAGCAGGACGGTTTACAGGCGATCCGAAGTACTTCGAGATGGCACTTCGGCACCTGAAGTTCATGCGGGATCTCTGCGTGCGGGACGACGAGCTGTATCGTCACTCACCTCTGAACGAGTCGCCGTGGGGCCGGGGCAATGGATTTCCCGCACTTGGGTTGGCACTCGCGCTGACCGATCTGGACTCGGCACTGGAATCGCGTGGCATCGATCGATCGACGCTCAAGCCGATCCGGGACGAGATGCTGACCGCATTTCGTGCACATCTCGATGCACTCGTCATCCACCAGGATCCCACAGGGATGTGGCGTCAGGTGATCGACCATCCCGGCAGCTACCGCGAACTGAGCAGCACCTGCATGATCACCTTCGCGATCCTCCGCGGACTCCGTCACGGCTGGCTCGACGAAGAGAAATACAGACCTGTCGCACTGCGCGCGTGGGAGGCGATCAAGCTCCGTGTCGGCCCCGACGGAAGACTGTTCGACGTCTGCACCGGCACTGGGAAACAGAAGACGCTCCGGGCATACCTCGACCGTACGGCTGTTCTGGGCCTCGACGAACGGGGCGGTGCGATGGCATTAATGGTCACGACCGAGATGATGGCATACGAATCACGGACTCCGTCGGAACCGTGA